From Pararhodobacter zhoushanensis, the proteins below share one genomic window:
- a CDS encoding amino acid ABC transporter substrate-binding protein, which produces MKKSVFMGTLATAALVAGFASATTLEDVQARGSLNCGVSTGVNGFSAPDANGVWQGFDVAVCRAVAAAVLGDPMAVNFVPTTGQTRFTALASGEIDILARNTTWTLSRDVDLGFTFIGVNYYDGQGFMVDRALGVSSATELDGATVCIQTGTTTELNLADYFRINNMTYEPVPIETNAEAQQQYLAGACDVYTTDASGLAATRASFETPGDHVILPEIISKEPLGPLVRQGDDQWADIGRWTLNALIAAEELGVTSANLEQMAAGTTNPEINRLLGSEGSLGEMLGLDPQWAMHAIAAGGNYGEIFAATIGEATPIGLARGLNAQWTQGGLLYTPPFR; this is translated from the coding sequence ATGAAAAAATCAGTATTCATGGGCACGCTCGCGACCGCGGCATTGGTTGCAGGCTTTGCCTCGGCCACGACGCTGGAAGATGTGCAGGCCCGCGGCTCGCTGAACTGTGGCGTGTCGACTGGCGTGAACGGCTTCTCGGCCCCGGACGCAAACGGCGTCTGGCAAGGCTTTGACGTCGCCGTTTGCCGCGCCGTCGCTGCGGCCGTTCTGGGCGATCCGATGGCGGTAAACTTTGTGCCGACCACTGGCCAGACCCGCTTTACCGCGCTCGCCTCGGGTGAGATCGACATTCTCGCCCGCAACACCACCTGGACCCTGTCGCGCGACGTGGATCTGGGCTTCACCTTCATCGGCGTGAACTACTACGACGGTCAGGGCTTCATGGTCGACCGTGCTCTGGGCGTCTCGTCGGCAACCGAACTTGATGGCGCGACCGTCTGCATCCAGACCGGCACCACGACCGAGCTGAACCTTGCGGACTACTTCCGCATCAACAACATGACCTACGAGCCGGTTCCGATCGAAACCAACGCCGAAGCTCAGCAGCAGTATCTGGCTGGTGCCTGCGACGTGTACACCACCGACGCGTCGGGTCTGGCTGCCACGCGCGCCTCGTTCGAAACCCCGGGCGACCACGTGATTCTGCCCGAGATCATTTCGAAAGAGCCGCTCGGTCCGCTCGTCCGTCAGGGCGACGATCAGTGGGCTGACATCGGCCGCTGGACGCTGAACGCGCTGATCGCTGCTGAAGAGCTGGGCGTGACCTCGGCCAACCTCGAGCAGATGGCTGCCGGCACCACCAACCCGGAAATCAACCGTCTGCTGGGCTCGGAAGGCTCGCTGGGCGAAATGCTGGGTCTCGACCCGCAGTGGGCGATGCACGCGATTGCTGCCGGTGGCAACTATGGCGAGATCTTCGCGGCCACCATCGGTGAAGCAACCCCGATCGGTCTGGCACGCGGCCTGAACGCACAGTGGACCCAGGGTGGTCTGCTCTACACCCCGCCGTTCCGCTAA
- a CDS encoding amino acid ABC transporter ATP-binding protein, with protein sequence MEATQDRSVNRAQMQVSDEVAIQITNMNKWYGSFHVLRDIDLTVNRGERIVIAGPSGSGKSTLIRCINRLEEHQAGQIIVDGTELSSDLKNIDKVRSEVGMVFQHFNLFPHLTILENLTLAPIWVRKTPKREAEETAMYFLEKVKIPEQALKYPGQLSGGQQQRVAIARSLCMKPRIMLFDEPTSALDPEMIKEVLDTMIQLAEEGMTMLCVTHEMGFAQAVANRVIFMDQGQIVEQNEPYEFFNNPQSERTKLFLSQILGH encoded by the coding sequence ATGGAAGCCACGCAAGACCGTAGCGTCAACCGCGCTCAGATGCAGGTCAGCGACGAAGTCGCGATCCAGATCACCAACATGAACAAGTGGTACGGCAGTTTCCACGTGCTGCGCGACATCGACCTGACGGTGAACCGCGGCGAACGGATCGTCATTGCCGGGCCCTCGGGCTCGGGCAAATCGACGCTGATCCGCTGCATCAACCGGCTTGAAGAACATCAGGCCGGGCAGATCATCGTCGATGGGACCGAGTTGTCATCGGACCTGAAGAACATCGACAAGGTGCGCTCCGAGGTCGGGATGGTGTTCCAGCACTTCAACCTGTTCCCCCATCTGACCATTCTGGAGAACCTCACGCTGGCACCCATCTGGGTGCGCAAGACCCCCAAGCGTGAGGCCGAGGAAACAGCGATGTATTTCCTCGAAAAGGTGAAGATCCCCGAGCAGGCGCTGAAATACCCCGGGCAGCTTTCGGGCGGTCAGCAGCAGCGCGTTGCCATTGCCCGCTCGCTCTGCATGAAGCCGCGGATCATGTTGTTCGATGAACCGACCTCGGCGCTGGATCCCGAGATGATCAAAGAGGTGCTGGATACCATGATCCAGCTGGCCGAAGAGGGCATGACCATGCTCTGCGTGACGCATGAAATGGGCTTTGCCCAAGCCGTCGCCAACCGCGTGATCTTCATGGATCAAGGCCAGATCGTCGAACAGAACGAGCCTTACGAGTTCTTCAACAACCCGCAATCCGAGCGGACCAAGCTGTTCCTGAGCCAGATCCTGGGTCACTGA
- a CDS encoding ATP12 family chaperone protein produces the protein MSDWAPKRFWKDATVVEAPGGFTVLLDGRGVKTPGKAPLVVPTRGFAEEVAAEWAAQGDKIDPDTMPATRAANAAIDKVTRQFDEVAELLTAYGETDLLCYRATDPAALIERQAAAWDPLLGWSSDRFGVQWRVTSGVMPTEQPAETLAELTAHVATLTPFQLTAFHDLVAMSGSLVIALAVTEQVAPVEDLWRASRIDEDWQIEQWGEDEEAQALAARRQDSFLAAARFFALCAC, from the coding sequence GACGCAACCGTGGTCGAAGCCCCGGGTGGTTTCACCGTCCTGCTTGACGGGCGCGGCGTGAAGACGCCCGGCAAGGCACCGCTGGTCGTGCCGACGCGCGGCTTTGCCGAAGAGGTCGCGGCGGAATGGGCGGCGCAGGGCGACAAGATCGACCCCGACACAATGCCCGCCACGCGCGCCGCCAATGCCGCCATCGACAAGGTCACCCGCCAGTTCGACGAGGTTGCCGAGCTGCTGACGGCGTATGGGGAAACCGACCTGCTGTGCTACCGCGCCACGGACCCCGCAGCGCTGATCGAGCGGCAGGCAGCGGCCTGGGATCCGCTGCTCGGATGGTCGTCCGACCGATTCGGCGTGCAATGGCGGGTGACCTCGGGCGTCATGCCGACCGAGCAACCGGCCGAAACTCTGGCTGAATTGACGGCGCATGTCGCCACGTTAACCCCGTTCCAGCTGACCGCGTTTCATGACCTTGTGGCCATGTCCGGGTCGTTGGTGATCGCGCTGGCGGTGACCGAGCAGGTCGCGCCGGTCGAAGATCTGTGGCGTGCCTCTCGAATCGATGAGGACTGGCAGATCGAGCAATGGGGCGAAGACGAGGAAGCGCAGGCTCTTGCCGCGCGCAGGCAGGATTCCTTTCTTGCCGCTGCCCGTTTTTTCGCCCTTTGCGCATGTTAG
- a CDS encoding amino acid ABC transporter permease, whose amino-acid sequence MSDTHAHTVRFVRETMLPPQDPPSSQIGMVRWGRENLFDGPLNIILTVISLLVVLFLVMEMGPWFANSIWNANSLTECRQILDGASGACWGVIKDRWPQLMFGFYPPELYWRPVTALVLLFVAISPVLFPSVPKKVLYFTMVYPFLGVWLLWGGTIWGPVAVALGFVLGYGLVRATAQFSTLLSAAFVVIVPLLYWLFVAGPLVDALSAIAPLASQSVPSREFGGFLVSLVIGVSGIALSLPIGILLALGRQSNMPLIKYVSVVFIEFIRGVPLITLLFTASLLLNYFLPPGTNFDLILRVIIMVTLFASAYMAEVIRGGLAALPRGQYEAADALGLDYWKAQRLIIMPQALKISIPSIVSTFIGLFKDTTLVVFIGILDPIGLANATRASSDWQGIYWELFIFIGAVFFIFCFSMSRYSMSLERRLKTDHR is encoded by the coding sequence ATGAGTGATACCCATGCGCATACCGTCCGCTTTGTCCGCGAGACGATGCTCCCGCCCCAAGACCCGCCCAGCAGCCAGATCGGCATGGTGCGCTGGGGGCGCGAGAACCTGTTCGACGGCCCGCTGAACATCATCCTGACGGTGATTTCGCTGCTGGTCGTGCTGTTCCTGGTCATGGAGATGGGCCCCTGGTTCGCCAACTCGATCTGGAACGCGAATTCGCTGACCGAATGCCGGCAGATCCTCGACGGTGCCAGCGGCGCGTGCTGGGGCGTGATCAAGGATCGCTGGCCGCAGCTGATGTTCGGCTTCTACCCGCCCGAGCTGTACTGGCGGCCCGTGACGGCGCTGGTCCTGCTGTTCGTCGCGATTTCGCCGGTTCTGTTCCCGTCGGTGCCCAAGAAGGTGCTGTACTTCACCATGGTCTATCCCTTCCTGGGTGTCTGGCTGCTGTGGGGCGGGACGATCTGGGGCCCGGTCGCGGTCGCTCTGGGTTTTGTGCTGGGCTATGGTCTGGTGCGGGCGACGGCGCAGTTTTCGACACTCTTGTCAGCGGCCTTCGTGGTGATCGTGCCGCTTCTGTACTGGCTGTTTGTGGCCGGTCCGCTGGTCGATGCCCTCTCTGCCATCGCACCGCTGGCAAGCCAGTCGGTGCCGTCGCGTGAATTCGGCGGCTTTCTTGTGTCGCTGGTGATCGGCGTGTCGGGCATTGCCCTGTCGCTGCCCATCGGCATCCTGCTGGCGCTGGGGCGTCAGTCCAACATGCCGCTGATCAAGTATGTTTCGGTGGTCTTCATCGAATTCATTCGTGGCGTGCCGCTGATCACGCTGCTGTTCACGGCCTCGTTGCTGCTGAACTATTTCCTGCCCCCCGGCACCAACTTTGACCTGATCCTGCGGGTTATCATCATGGTGACGCTGTTTGCGTCGGCCTATATGGCCGAGGTGATCCGCGGCGGTCTGGCTGCATTGCCACGCGGCCAGTACGAGGCCGCCGACGCGCTGGGTCTGGACTATTGGAAAGCCCAACGTCTGATCATCATGCCGCAGGCGCTGAAGATCTCGATCCCGAGCATCGTCAGCACTTTCATCGGTCTGTTCAAGGACACAACGCTGGTGGTGTTCATCGGCATTCTCGACCCGATCGGTCTGGCGAATGCGACGCGCGCAAGCTCGGATTGGCAGGGGATTTACTGGGAGCTCTTCATCTTCATCGGTGCCGTGTTCTTCATCTTCTGTTTCTCCATGTCGCGCTACTCGATGTCTCTCGAGCGCCGTCTGAAAACTGATCATCGTTAA
- a CDS encoding ClbS/DfsB family four-helix bundle protein: MAIPTSQATLLAAIDTSFARLMADLERVPVDQARVASMDGHAAGTRMSPADLVAYLLGWNTLVLSWLERDDRGEPVPFPETGFTWAELGLLAQKFYADYQSADWPELLARLRAVQARLAETVAARSNDELYGRVWYRTWTKGRMIQLNTSSPYTNARGRIRAWLKHRA, encoded by the coding sequence ATGGCCATCCCCACATCGCAGGCCACGTTGCTGGCCGCCATCGACACGAGTTTTGCCAGGCTGATGGCGGATCTGGAGCGTGTGCCCGTTGACCAAGCGCGCGTGGCGTCAATGGACGGACACGCCGCAGGCACCCGTATGAGCCCGGCGGATCTGGTCGCCTATCTGCTGGGCTGGAACACGCTGGTGCTGTCCTGGCTCGAGCGCGACGACCGGGGCGAGCCGGTCCCCTTCCCCGAGACCGGGTTCACCTGGGCCGAACTGGGGTTGCTGGCGCAGAAATTCTACGCCGATTACCAGTCTGCAGACTGGCCCGAGCTGCTGGCCCGGCTGCGCGCGGTTCAGGCCCGGCTGGCCGAAACCGTCGCCGCGCGCTCGAATGACGAGCTTTACGGGCGGGTCTGGTACCGGACATGGACCAAGGGGCGGATGATCCAGCTTAACACATCGTCCCCCTACACCAATGCACGCGGGCGCATCCGCGCATGGCTCAAACACCGCGCTTAG
- a CDS encoding amino acid ABC transporter permease, with amino-acid sequence MLLYDTRYRSYTIQIFVLILLMLGAAWLIDNTIRNLAALGKDFSFDFLWNVSGYDISQRPIEYDSTYTHGRAAIVGLLNTLILAVMACVTATVIGVIAGVLRLSKNWIIGRLMTVYVETFRNVPVLIWIIVVSAIMSESMPPPSAFRGDDPASSMLLFDSIAVTNRGVYVPGPLFENGLGYFNIVGVDVSLNLMAFLVVVGLSIWVNRRVLASATKIQNATGVRPKTWWKSLLILFVPAIALLVFLGFHLEYPELRGFNFTGGIQMRNSLLAMWLGLSIYTGAFVAEIVRSGILAISQGQSEAAFALGLQPGRTMRLVILPQALRVIVPPLISQYLNITKNTSLGLAVGYMDLRSTLGGITINQTGRELEGMMLLMLVYLVISLIISTVMNFYNNRVKLRER; translated from the coding sequence ATGCTGCTATACGATACGCGGTATCGCTCTTACACGATCCAGATCTTTGTGCTGATCCTTCTCATGCTGGGCGCCGCCTGGCTGATCGACAACACGATCCGCAACCTCGCGGCTCTGGGCAAAGATTTTTCATTCGATTTCTTGTGGAACGTGTCGGGCTACGACATTTCACAGCGGCCCATCGAGTATGACAGCACCTATACCCACGGCCGCGCGGCGATCGTCGGGCTGCTGAACACGCTGATCCTGGCGGTGATGGCCTGCGTGACCGCAACGGTGATCGGGGTGATCGCCGGGGTGCTGCGCCTGTCCAAGAACTGGATCATCGGCCGGTTGATGACGGTCTATGTCGAGACCTTCCGCAACGTCCCCGTGCTGATCTGGATCATCGTGGTCAGCGCCATCATGTCGGAATCGATGCCGCCGCCCAGTGCGTTCCGCGGGGACGATCCGGCCAGCAGCATGCTGCTGTTCGATTCCATCGCCGTCACCAACCGCGGCGTTTATGTCCCCGGTCCGCTGTTCGAGAACGGCCTTGGCTACTTCAATATCGTGGGTGTGGATGTCAGCCTGAACCTGATGGCGTTTCTGGTCGTCGTCGGGCTGTCGATCTGGGTGAACCGTCGGGTTCTTGCCAGCGCCACCAAGATCCAGAACGCCACCGGCGTCCGCCCCAAGACGTGGTGGAAAAGCCTGCTGATCCTGTTCGTTCCCGCCATCGCGCTGCTGGTCTTTCTGGGCTTCCATCTGGAATACCCCGAACTGCGCGGGTTCAACTTTACCGGCGGCATCCAGATGCGGAACTCGCTGCTGGCCATGTGGCTGGGGTTGAGTATCTACACCGGCGCTTTCGTCGCCGAGATCGTGCGTTCGGGCATTCTGGCCATCTCGCAGGGGCAAAGCGAAGCCGCCTTTGCGCTGGGGTTGCAGCCGGGCCGCACGATGCGGCTGGTGATCCTGCCGCAAGCGCTGCGCGTCATCGTGCCGCCGCTGATCTCGCAATACCTGAACATCACCAAGAACACCTCGCTGGGTCTGGCCGTGGGCTACATGGACCTGCGCTCGACACTGGGCGGGATCACCATCAACCAGACCGGCCGCGAGTTGGAAGGGATGATGTTGCTGATGCTGGTCTATCTGGTGATCAGCCTGATCATCTCGACGGTGATGAACTTCTACAACAACCGCGTAAAGCTGAGGGAGCGCTGA
- the deoD gene encoding purine-nucleoside phosphorylase, translated as MTVHIGAKPGQIAPTVLMPGDPYRARWAAETFLDNPVLVNEVRGMLGFTGTWRGNPVTIHGSGMGMPSMSIYANELISEYGAKTLIRIGSAGAMQESIKLRDVVLAQTATSLSTPSRGFFREINFAPCADFGLLAAAHKAAADKGVTTHVGNIYSSDVFYDDRKDLNKIMTDHGVLCVEMEAAELYNLCARHGVRGLAVLTISDHLITQEALPSADRERSFGDMVEIALGAAFP; from the coding sequence ATGACCGTCCATATCGGTGCCAAACCCGGCCAGATCGCCCCCACCGTCCTGATGCCGGGCGACCCGTATCGCGCCCGTTGGGCCGCCGAGACCTTTCTCGACAACCCCGTTCTGGTGAACGAGGTGCGCGGCATGCTGGGTTTCACCGGCACCTGGCGCGGCAATCCGGTGACGATCCATGGGTCGGGCATGGGCATGCCGTCGATGTCGATCTATGCCAATGAGCTGATCAGTGAGTATGGCGCCAAGACCCTGATCCGCATCGGTTCCGCCGGGGCGATGCAGGAAAGCATCAAGCTGCGCGACGTGGTGCTGGCGCAGACCGCCACCTCGCTGTCGACGCCGTCGCGCGGGTTCTTCCGCGAGATCAACTTTGCCCCCTGCGCCGATTTCGGCCTGCTGGCGGCGGCGCACAAGGCGGCGGCGGACAAGGGGGTCACCACCCATGTCGGCAATATCTATTCGTCTGATGTGTTCTATGACGACCGCAAGGATCTGAACAAGATCATGACCGACCACGGCGTGTTGTGCGTCGAGATGGAGGCCGCCGAGCTCTACAACCTGTGTGCGCGTCACGGGGTGCGCGGGTTGGCCGTGCTGACCATCTCGGATCACCTGATCACGCAAGAAGCCCTACCCTCTGCCGACCGCGAACGCTCGTTTGGGGATATGGTCGAGATTGCTCTGGGCGCAGCCTTCCCCTGA